Proteins encoded within one genomic window of Sinorhizobium sp. B11:
- a CDS encoding type II toxin-antitoxin system prevent-host-death family antitoxin → MPQTSYKISEARKNFAEVLERANHGEEILIMRGNEIYARIGPADGGKRPFGLLRSRDLPDDLFDGVDAEQAAIDAGDFNDDVGVWQGKPTDYESKP, encoded by the coding sequence ATGCCGCAGACCAGCTACAAGATCAGTGAGGCGCGCAAAAATTTCGCCGAGGTGCTCGAGCGCGCCAACCACGGCGAGGAAATTTTGATCATGCGCGGCAATGAAATCTATGCTCGCATTGGGCCGGCCGACGGCGGTAAGCGGCCGTTCGGCCTGTTGCGCTCGCGCGACCTTCCGGACGATCTGTTCGACGGCGTCGACGCCGAGCAGGCGGCGATCGACGCCGGCGACTTCAACGATGACGTCGGCGTCTGGCAGGGCAAGCCAACCGATTACGAGTCCAAACCATGA
- a CDS encoding prevent-host-death family protein produces MAMKIFADTPEAAERFEELLDLARRNDEVVVCRALRPIAVLTAIPKPCQGTMDDFKALAAAGRPPISDQTSNHGDFYDEKGLPK; encoded by the coding sequence ATGGCGATGAAGATCTTTGCGGATACTCCCGAAGCTGCCGAACGATTTGAAGAACTGCTGGATCTCGCCCGCCGCAACGACGAGGTCGTCGTCTGCCGTGCATTGCGGCCGATAGCCGTCCTGACGGCGATCCCGAAGCCGTGCCAGGGCACGATGGACGATTTTAAGGCGCTGGCAGCCGCAGGTCGCCCGCCGATCAGTGACCAGACGTCCAACCATGGCGATTTCTATGACGAGAAGGGGCTGCCGAAATGA
- a CDS encoding type II toxin-antitoxin system VapC family toxin, whose translation MKLLLDSHAVYWWTIGSDRLSDRARALIEDKANAVLVSAVSFYELDNKMRLKKLDLKPQELRAAVTASGLQTLAISDLHAELAASFDWDHRDPWDRILAAQARLDHCAFVSTDLVFDAVLHERVW comes from the coding sequence ATGAAGCTGCTGCTCGACAGCCACGCCGTGTACTGGTGGACGATCGGCAGCGACCGGCTGTCCGACAGGGCCCGGGCGCTGATCGAAGACAAGGCCAACGCCGTCCTGGTCAGCGCCGTGTCGTTCTACGAGCTCGACAACAAGATGCGGCTGAAGAAGCTCGATCTGAAGCCGCAGGAATTGCGCGCAGCGGTCACCGCCAGCGGCCTGCAGACGCTCGCCATCAGCGATCTGCATGCCGAGCTGGCAGCAAGCTTCGACTGGGATCACCGCGATCCCTGGGATCGCATTCTGGCGGCGCAGGCACGATTGGATCATTGCGCGTTCGTGTCGACCGATTTGGTGTTCGACGCGGTACTGCACGAGCGGGTCTGGTGA
- a CDS encoding PHB depolymerase family esterase, protein MRSLSDTLQRLQRFRTAPTMPTGSNRLEKLQNQTANPGDLLGWYRVPVSSDASRAIPLVVVLHGCTQTAAGYDAGSGWSKLADEYGFAVLFPEQTRQNNPNLCFNWFSDGDIQRDRGEVCSIREMIGMMISDHGIDPTRVFITGLSAGGAMANAMLAAYPEVFAGGAIIAGLPYGVASSIPQAFDRMRGHGLPSREQLQERLRSASSHAGPWPAISVWHGTADKTVHELNARAIIDQWKAMHQVGNQPARSDVVDGQEHHVWTNKAGADVIELYRIGGMGHGTPIETSSGYGSLAPYMLDVGISSSEHIARNWGLTPSFERRANPAAGERLAGAKSDRKITNNVQNVIESALRSAGLMK, encoded by the coding sequence ATGAGAAGTCTTTCGGACACTTTGCAGCGCCTGCAGCGGTTTCGCACCGCGCCGACCATGCCTACGGGTTCAAATCGGCTGGAGAAGCTGCAGAACCAAACCGCTAATCCCGGCGATCTCCTGGGGTGGTATCGTGTCCCTGTATCCTCGGATGCATCACGTGCAATCCCGCTTGTCGTAGTCCTGCATGGCTGCACCCAAACGGCTGCCGGCTATGACGCCGGATCGGGATGGTCGAAGCTGGCCGATGAATATGGTTTTGCTGTCCTGTTTCCGGAGCAAACCCGCCAGAACAACCCCAATCTCTGTTTCAACTGGTTTTCCGACGGCGACATACAGCGCGACCGTGGCGAGGTCTGCTCGATCCGTGAGATGATCGGCATGATGATCTCCGACCACGGCATCGATCCTACGAGGGTGTTCATCACAGGACTGTCAGCTGGCGGCGCCATGGCGAATGCCATGCTTGCCGCCTATCCGGAAGTATTTGCCGGGGGAGCGATCATTGCGGGCCTGCCCTATGGCGTTGCCTCGAGCATCCCACAGGCGTTCGACCGGATGCGCGGTCACGGTCTACCCTCTCGTGAGCAACTTCAGGAGCGACTTCGCTCGGCGTCGAGCCATGCCGGCCCGTGGCCTGCCATCTCTGTCTGGCATGGTACGGCCGACAAGACCGTGCACGAGCTCAATGCTCGGGCCATCATCGACCAGTGGAAAGCAATGCACCAGGTGGGCAATCAACCCGCACGCTCTGACGTAGTCGACGGGCAGGAACACCACGTCTGGACAAACAAGGCTGGCGCGGATGTGATCGAGCTTTACCGCATAGGCGGCATGGGACACGGCACCCCTATCGAGACGTCAAGCGGCTACGGCTCGCTGGCACCGTACATGCTCGACGTCGGCATCTCGTCGTCGGAGCACATCGCCCGCAACTGGGGTCTCACACCATCGTTTGAGCGTCGTGCGAATCCCGCCGCGGGCGAAAGGCTCGCGGGAGCGAAGTCTGATCGCAAGATCACGAATAACGTCCAGAACGTCATAGAGAGTGCGCTGCGGTCTGCGGGGCTCATGAAATGA
- a CDS encoding type II toxin-antitoxin system prevent-host-death family antitoxin yields the protein MVQRARFEGPQEITVRGERTAVVLSTRDYDAMRAGRPTLVDDLLGVRSWDDELVDAVEARAKIPSRDVAF from the coding sequence GTGGTACAAAGGGCGCGATTTGAAGGTCCGCAGGAAATCACTGTACGTGGAGAAAGAACCGCCGTCGTATTATCCACGCGCGACTATGACGCCATGCGCGCAGGCCGGCCCACACTCGTTGACGATCTACTCGGCGTTCGGTCTTGGGACGACGAGCTCGTTGATGCGGTCGAGGCGCGCGCCAAGATCCCCAGCCGCGACGTGGCGTTCTGA
- a CDS encoding cold-shock protein, translating into MTTGIVKWFNSTKGFGFIQPDNGSTDVFVHASAVERAGMRLLSDGQKISFEVVQDRKSGKSSAENLQAA; encoded by the coding sequence ATGACTACTGGTATCGTCAAATGGTTCAACTCCACCAAGGGCTTCGGCTTCATTCAGCCTGACAATGGCAGCACGGACGTCTTCGTCCATGCATCCGCTGTCGAGCGCGCCGGAATGCGTTTGCTCTCGGATGGCCAGAAGATCTCCTTCGAGGTTGTTCAGGACCGCAAGTCCGGCAAAAGCTCCGCCGAAAATCTTCAGGCAGCTTAA
- a CDS encoding transglutaminase family protein → MPKLSIRHRTTYSYRSPVQLSPYRLLLRPREGPELLLQRHQITGSPGGRVSWTTDVFGNAVATMTFSEPTKQLEIVSRADVDLKSDAWPVFDIAAPAATYPFLYDDQDWKDLGALRDVQYPDPSGELQQWVMGFVMGNLTDTLSLLKDLSAGVSNGVAYQARDTEGTQHPLETISLRSGSCRDLATLFAESVRVLGLGARIVSGYLYDPARALVGSSPGGSTHAWVEVFLPGAGWIAFDPTNRSMGSANLIPVGVARDITQLMPVSGTFIGPTGAFQSMDVAVDIAVIA, encoded by the coding sequence ATGCCAAAACTTTCCATACGCCATCGGACGACCTACAGCTACCGTAGCCCCGTTCAGCTCTCTCCTTACCGACTACTGCTGCGGCCGCGCGAGGGGCCGGAGCTCCTGCTGCAAAGGCACCAGATTACAGGTTCTCCCGGAGGCAGGGTTTCCTGGACAACCGATGTGTTCGGAAACGCAGTTGCGACCATGACGTTCTCAGAGCCGACCAAGCAGCTCGAGATCGTCAGCCGTGCGGATGTCGATCTGAAATCGGATGCCTGGCCCGTGTTCGATATCGCTGCGCCGGCCGCAACCTACCCCTTCCTTTATGACGACCAGGATTGGAAGGATCTCGGCGCCCTCAGGGATGTTCAATATCCCGATCCTTCTGGCGAATTGCAGCAGTGGGTCATGGGTTTCGTCATGGGGAATTTGACCGATACCCTGTCTCTGTTGAAGGATCTTAGTGCCGGGGTTTCAAACGGCGTCGCCTATCAGGCGCGCGATACAGAAGGAACGCAGCATCCGTTGGAGACCATTTCCTTGCGGTCCGGGAGTTGCCGGGATCTTGCGACGCTTTTTGCCGAAAGTGTCCGGGTTCTTGGCCTCGGGGCGAGGATCGTGTCCGGATATCTCTACGACCCGGCGCGCGCCCTGGTCGGTTCGTCGCCGGGAGGGTCGACCCATGCATGGGTTGAAGTGTTCCTTCCGGGTGCGGGATGGATCGCCTTTGACCCGACAAACAGGAGCATGGGCAGCGCCAACCTGATCCCCGTGGGGGTCGCGCGCGACATTACCCAGCTCATGCCGGTATCGGGAACGTTCATCGGCCCCACGGGTGCCTTTCAATCGATGGACGTCGCCGTGGACATCGCCGTCATTGCCTGA